The genomic window CGGCGTCGGCGTGAGACCCGCTCGGCGTCCGCGTGAGCGCCGCCCGGCGTCCGCCGAAGCGCCGCCGACCGGAATCCCCCCTCGGGGCTACCCCTTGCGGTGCGCGGCGAGCCGCGCCCCGACCGCGTCCAGCATCAGCTCCAGCGCGAACGGGTGCCCGCTGTCCCGCATGTCCGCCGCGAGCAGCGGATACGTCGCGGCGACATGCGGGTGGGTGGCGGCCGAGAGCTTCCCGTACGCCGCGTGCCAGACCTGCTCGTCGGCCTCCCGGGCGGGCTCCGGCAGGGCCATGGCGGCCGCGTCCAGGGCCGCGAAGGCGAGCGCCTGGTCCACGAACGCGTGGTAGATCCGCACCGCCTCCGCGTCCGGGAACCCCGCCCCCCGCAGCACCGAGAGGATCGCCTCCACCGCCCGGGTCTCGTACTCGCGCCCCGTCGTGCGGTGCGCGGCGAGCGCCGCGGCCTGGGGGTTCGCCAGATAGGCGGCGTGGATGCGCAGGGCGATGTCCTGCAGGTCCGCCCGCCAGTCGCCGGTGGCCCGCCAGCCCGCCTGCGCCACCCCGATCAGCTCGTCGGCCAGGGCCAGGAGCAGGTCGTCGGTGTTGCGGAAGTAGCGGTAGACCGCGCTCGGGTCGGCGCCCAGGGCGGCGCCCAGCCGCCGTACCGACAGCGCCTCCGCGCCGTGCTGGGCGATGAGCCGCAGCGCCGTCTCGATGATGATCCGCTCGGAAAGGACGGTGCCCTGCTTGGTCGGGCGCCTGCGCTGTCGCCGGTTCTCCGGCACCACTCGTTCGGCCATGCCGTCGGACCTTATGACAACACCCTTGACGTGTAAACCGCCGCAGGGGTTGCATGACGCCCCTCGCACCGGCCCCCCTCGGGCCGGTCCGGCGGCTCAGCGCGGCAACGGCCGCCCTGACCCCTCACCCTCCAGGAGTACGTACATGAGCACGGCCGACCTGGTCTTCACCGGAGGCCCCGTCTTCACGGGCGACCCCGCCCGTACCCGGGCCACCTCCCTCGCCGTCGTCGGCGAGCGGATCATCGCCGTCGGCCACGACGAGGTCCGCGCCCTGATCGGTCCGAAGACCGAAGTCGTCGACCTGGCCGGCAAGCTGCTGATCCCGGGCTTCCAGGACGCCCACATCCACGCCGTCTCCGGTGGCATGGAGATGGCCGAGTGCGACCTCACCGGCACCACGGGCGTCGACGACTACCTGCGCATCATCGGTGAGTTCGCGGCCGCCCACCCCGACCGCCCCTGGATCACCGGCGGCGGCTGGTCCATGGAGAGCTTCGAGGGCGGGCTGCCCTCCCGGCGGCTGCTCGACGGGATCGTCCCCGACCGGCCGGTGCTCCTCGTCAACCGCGACCACCACGGCGCCTGGGCCAACTCCCGCGCCCTGGAGCTCGCCGGGATCACCGCCGACACGCCCGACCCGGCCGACGGCCGCATCGAGCGCGAGGCCGACGGGACCCCCAGCGGCGTCCTCCAGGAGGGCGCGGTCGCGCTCGTGCAGCGGCTGCTGCCGCCGAGCACCGCCGCCGACCGGCTCGCCGGACTGCTCCGTGCCCAGGCCCTGCTGCACTCGCTCGGCATCACCGGCTGGCAGGACGCCCTCCTCGGCTCCTTCAGCGGGATGGCGGACCCGGCCGACGCCTACCTCGCCGCCGCCCACGACGGCACCCTCACCGCACGGGTCAGCGGCGCGCTGTGGTGGGACCGGGCCCGCGGCGCCGAGCAGATCCCCGACCTCGTCGAGCGCCGCGCGAGCTCCTGCCACGGGCGCTTCCGGGCCGGCTCGGTGAAGATCATGCAGGACGGCGTCGCCGAGAACTTCACCGCGGCCATGACCAGCCCCTACCTCGACGCCTGCGGCTGCGCGACGGCGAACACCGGGCTGAGCTTCGTCGACCCCGAGGCGCTGCGCGGTTACGTCACCGAGCTCGACGCCCTCGACTTCCAGGTCCACTTCCACGCGCTCGGCGACCGTGCCGTCCGCGAGGCCCTGAACGCGGTCGAGGCCGCGGTCGAGGCCAACGGCCGGCGCGGCAACCGGCACCACCTGGCCCACCTCCAGGTCGTGCACCCCGACGACATCGCCCGCTTCGCCCGCCTCGGCGCGCTCGCCAACATCCAGCCCCTGTGGGCCGCGCACGAGCCGCAGATGGACGAGCTGACGATTCCGTTCCTCGGCCCCGAACGCGCCGCCTGGCAGTATCCGTTCGGCGACCTGGTCCGGGCCGGCGCGACCCTGGTCGCGGGCAGCGACTGGCCGGTCAGCAGCCCCGACCCGCTGGCCGGCCTGCACGTGGCCGTCAACCGGGCCGAGCCCGGCGCCACCGACGGCCGGGTCTTCCTGCCCGAGCAGCGCCTCGACCTCCCCACCGCCCTCGCCGCCTACACGGCCGGCTCCGCGCACGTCGGCGGCCACGACGAGGCCGGCAGCCTGCGCGCCGGGTACCTCGCGGACCTCGTCGTCCTGGACCGCGACATCCTGACCGCGCCGGACGCGGAGATCGCCGAGGCCCGCGTGGAGCAGACCTTCGTCGGCGGCACCCGCGTGTACGCGGGCTAGGGGGGCGTCGTGGCGGTCGGACGGGATCGACGAGCGGCGCCGCGCGGGGCCGCGGGGCACCGCACGCCCGGCGGCACCGCCACGGCGGTTTCCGGCGGTTGGACCGGAGCCCCGGAGGGGTCACCCCTCGGCGGCCGGACCCAAGCCGGGCCGGGGGCATTCCTCGGCGGCGGGTCCGGAGCCTCCGCGGGGTCGCCTCGCGGCGGCCGGGCCGGAACCGCGGAGGGCTCTCCCCTCGGCGCCCGGACCCAAGCCGGGCCGGGGGCATTTCTCGGCGGCGGGTCCGGAGCCTTCCCGGGGTCACCTCGCGGCGGCCGGGCCGGAGCCCCGGTGGGGTCACGACGAGGCCCGCACCCTGAGCCGGGCGGAGAGCAGCACACCCGGGGGGGTGCTGCCTCCGTCCTCCAGGGCGGAGACGAGCAGCGACACGCCCGCCTCGGCGACCTCGACCGGCCGCAGGCTCAGCGTGGTGACCGGCGGGTCGGCGTGGGCGGCGGAGCTGTCCTCGCTGACGCACACCACCCGCAGGTCCCCGGGCACGGAGAGGCCGCGCCGCCGCGCCGCGTCCAGGACCAGCGGCGGGCTCGCCTCCGCCACCACGAACAGCCCGTCGGGCCGGGGCTCGGCGCCCAGGGCCTCCTCGACCGAGCGGACCACCGGCCCGTTCCCGGGGGCCGGGACCAGGGTGACCAGCTCCTCGGCGCCGCGCCGCGCGCACCAGGCGCGGTAGGCGGCGTGGACCTGCCGGTGGAAGCGGGTCGTGCTGTCCGGGAGGACGAGCGCGGTCCGCCGCGCCCCCCGCTCGCGCAGGTGGTCCAGGGAGTCCCGTACCGCGGCCTCCGTGTCCACGTCGACCCAGTGCGCGCCCGGCCGGTCCGCGACCGACGCGTCGCTGAAGACCGGGATGCGCGCGGCGAGGAAGTCCTCGACCAGGGGATCGTCCTCGACGGGATCGGCGACGATCACCGCCTCCAGGGGCAGGTCGGCCCACTCCCGCTGCAGCGTCCCGGCGGGCAGCATCACCAGCGCGTAGCCGTGCCTCAGGGCGGCGGCCGCGGTCGCGCTCGTCAGCCGGGCGAAGTACGGGGAGTCCAGGTAGGTCCAGGGCTCGCCGGCGAACTCGCCCACGACGTAGCCGATCAGCCGGGCCCGCCCGGCGCGCAGCTGCCGGGCGGTGGCGTTGGGCCGGTAGCCCATCCGCCGCGCGGTCTCGCGCGCCCTCTCCCGCACCGCGGGGGAGAGGCGTCCGGTGCCGTTGAGCGCGGCGGAGACGGTCGTCTTCGAGAGCCCGGCCTCACGGGCCACGTCGACGAGCCGGACCCGTGGTCCGGAGGCCCGCGCGCCGGGTCCGCCGGGCCCGTCCCCGGCATGCCCTCCGAGCTGTTCAGATGTGGTCACAGTCCGATGCTGCCACCTCTGTGACCTCTGCAAAACCGTTCCCGCAAAGTCTTGTGCGGGAACGTTCCCGCATCAATACTCGCTCCATCCCCCCAGCCTCGCAACGCCTCGCAGCACCCCCCGCATCCCCAGTGCACGTCTCGACACCCGTAAAGGGGTGGGTCTCCTTGCGCACGCCCAGACTCCTCGCAGCCCTCGTCTGTACCGCGGCCCTCGCCACGGTGACCGGCTGCTCCGGCGCCACCCAGCCGGGCGCCGGCTCCGCCGCGTACACCGTCACGCCGACCTCCCCCGCGGCGAAGGGCCGGCTGTCCTCCCTCACCTGGTCGCTGTACGCCGAGCCGTACACCCTCGACTACGCCCAGGCCTTCGACTACCCGCCGAACACCGTCCTCGCCAACGTCTGCGAGCAGCTCCTGCGGGTCACCCCCGAGCTCAGGATCGAGCCCGGCCTCGCCGTGAAGTGGGAGAACCCCGACCCGCTGGTGTGGATCTACACCCTGCGCCCCGGCGTGACGTTCCACGACGGCAGCACCATGACCGCCGACGACGTCGTCGCCTCCCTCAAGCGCCAGATGGACCCGGCCACCGGCTCCCCCTGGGGCTCCGCCTTCAAGAACGTCAAGGCGGTCGAGAAGACCGGCCCCCTCCAGGTCACCCTCCGGCTCACCAAGCCCGACGTCCTCCTCAACGAGCTCATGGCCGCCTCCCCCGGCACCATCGAGAGCGCCGCCTTCCTCGCCAAGGCCGGCAAGGAGTACGGCGTCCCCGGCGGCAAGGTCAACTGCACCGGCCCCTACGCCCTGGACACGTGGCAGCAGGGCGAGTCCATCACCCTCAAGAAGCACCCCGGGTACTGGGACAAGAAGCTCACGCCCAAGACCGACACGGTCCGCTTCACCTTCGTCGAGGACCCCTCCGCCCGGACCAACACCTTCCTGTCCGGCACCGCCGACGGCGGCTACATGGTCCCCTCCTCCTCGCTCGCCCAGCTCCGCGCGACGAACAAGGGCAAGCTGTACTTCGGCCCCAACACCGCCGCCGCCAACCTCGCCGTCCTCGACTTCCAGGGCACCCTCGGCGACCTCAAGGTCCGCCAGGCCCTGTCCATGGCGCTCGACCGGAAGAACATCATCAAGGCCGCCGCCGGCGGCGTCGGCACCCCCGCCAAGGCCCCCACCGCGCGCGGCGCCTGGTCGCTCCTCCCCGAGCGCACCGAGGGCTACTTCAAGGACCTGCCCGAGCCCGTCTACGACGTCGCCGCCGCCAAGGAGCTCGTCGACCAGGCCGGCGCCACCGGCAAGAAGGTCACCCTGGCGACCAGCACCCTCGCCCCCGAGATCAGCGTCGTCGCCAACGCCGTCCAGGCCGCCGGCCGCCAGATCGGCCTCGACGTCCAGCTCAAGTCCGTCTCGCCCGAGGCGTACAGCAGCATCTTCGTCGACAAGAACGCCCGCAAGGGCCTCGACCTGGTCATCACCAACGGCTACGACAACACCCCGGACCCGCTGGAGTTCTACCAGTACTTCCGCACCGGCGACTTCGGCAACTACGGCAACTGGTCCGACCCCGGCTACGACGCCGCCTTCGACCGCGCCAACACCGCCGTCGACCCCGGCGCCCGCGCCGACCTCACCGCCGAACTCCAGAAGATCGTGGTCCGCGAGCTGCCCACCATCCCGCTCTACGAGGCCCCCTACACCGTCTTCCTCGGCAGCCGCGTCACCGGCGCCCCCACCGGCATCGCCCAGCTCTACTACCCCTGGGCCGCGACGATCGGCGCCGCGCACTGATGAACGGCATGCTCCGCTACTTCCTCGGCCGGCTCGCCGGACTCCTCGGCGTCCTGCTCGTCACCTCCTTCGTGGTCTTCGCCAGCGTGCACCTCGCCCCCGGCGACCCGGTCTCCTTCCTGCTGCACGGCCGCCCCGCGACCGCCGAGACCGTGGCCGCGCTGCGGGCCGAGTACCACCTCGACGACCCGCTCCTCGTGCAGTACGCCAAGTGGCTCGGCGGCGCGCTCCACGGCGACTTCGGCCGCTCCGCCCAGTACCACCAGGACGTCTCGGCCCTGCTCGGCTCCCGCCTCACCGGCACCGTGCTGCTCGTCGGCTACTCCGCCGTCCTCGTCGCCGTCGGCGGCGTGGCGGCGGGCGTGCTGGCCGCCCTGCGCCCCGGCCTCCTGGACCGGCTCGTCCTCGTCGCCACCGGCATCGCCACCGCCACCCCCTCCTTCGTCAGCGCGATCGCGCTGGTCTCCCTCTTCTCCGTCAACCTCGGCTGGTTCCCCGGCCCCGGCGGCACCCCCGAAGGACTCGGCGAACGCCTCTACTACCTGACACTCCCGGCCTTCGCCCTCGCCACCACCTTCGCCGGACTCCTCGCCCGCGTCACCCGCTCGGCGATGCTCGACGAACTCGGCCGCGAACACGTGGACGTCTCCCGCGCCCGCGGCGTCGCCGGACGCACCGTGGTCCGACGGCACGTGCTGCGCAACAGCCTCGGCCCCGTGGTCACCGTCGGCGGCACCATGCTCGCCGGACTCCTCGTCACCACCTCCGTGGTCGAGACCGCCTTCGACGTCCCCGGCCTCGGCTCCCTCCTCGTGCAGTCCGTCAGCGCCAAGGACTTCGCCGTCGTCCAGGCCGTCACCCTGCTCAGCGTCGCGGCCTTCGTCCTCGTCAACCTGGTCGTCGACCTCTGCGCCCCGCTCATCGACCCCCGGCTCACCCTCCACGGGGAAGGCACCTCATGACCCTCACCGCACGCCCCGAGGCGGCCGGCCCCGCGGACGCGCTCCAGCGCCGCCCCGGCCTGCGCCGCCTGCGGGCACTCGGCCAGGGCCCGATGTTCAACACGGCCGTGCTGCTCCTCGCCGCGCTCGTGCTCGTCACCGCCCTGGCCCCGTTCCTCGCCCCGTACGACCCCGAGGCGATGGACCTCACGTCGAGCCTCGTCGGCACCAGCGGCGACCACCTCCTCGGCACCGACCAGTCCGGCCGCGACATCCTGTCCCGGCTCATGTACGGCGCCCGCACCGGACTCCTCGGCCCGCTGCTCGTCGTCGCCGTCTCCACCCTCCTCGGCACCGTCCTCGGCGTCGTGGCCGGCTGGCGCGGCGGCTGGGCCGACGCCTTCCTCTCCCGGTCCATGGACCTGGTCTTCGCCATCCCCGGCCTGCTCCTCGCGATCATGCTGGTCGCGGTCGTCGGCTCCGGGATGACCGCACCCGTCATCGCCATGGCCGTCGCCTACACCCCGTACGTCGGACGCCTGGTCCGCGGCATCGCCCGCCAGGAGAAGGCCCGCCCGTACATCGAGTCCTACCGCGTGCAGGGCTGGTCCGGCTGGACCATCTGCCTGCGCCACCTGCTGCCCAACATCACGCCCACCCTGCTCGCCCAGTCGGCCATGAACTTCGGCTACGCGCTGATGGACCTGGCCGCCCTCTCCTTCCTCGGCTTCGGCGTCCAGCCCCCGACCGCCGACTGGGGCGCCATGATCAACGAGGGCCAGTCGGCGCTCCAGCAGGGCGCGATGCTGCCCGCGCTCGCGCCGTCCGCCTGCATCGTCCTCGCCGTCGTGGCGTTCGGCATCGTCGGCGAGGGCATCGCCGACCGGATCGCGAAGCGGGAGCGGTGAACCCCATGAGCAACACCCACGCGAACACCCGGCCCGTGCTGGAGATCGACCGGCTCACCCTGCGCCTCCCCGAGGGCCAGGCCGCCCGGCCGCTCCTCGACGGCGTCTCCCTGACCGTCGCCCCCGGCGAGACCGTCGGCCTCGTCGGCGAATCCGGCTCCGGCAAGTCCGTCGCCTGCCGCAGCGTCCTCGGCCTGCTGCCCCGCGGCGCCCGCACCACCGGCCAGGTACGCGTCTGCGGCC from Streptomyces showdoensis includes these protein-coding regions:
- a CDS encoding amidohydrolase, which produces MSTADLVFTGGPVFTGDPARTRATSLAVVGERIIAVGHDEVRALIGPKTEVVDLAGKLLIPGFQDAHIHAVSGGMEMAECDLTGTTGVDDYLRIIGEFAAAHPDRPWITGGGWSMESFEGGLPSRRLLDGIVPDRPVLLVNRDHHGAWANSRALELAGITADTPDPADGRIEREADGTPSGVLQEGAVALVQRLLPPSTAADRLAGLLRAQALLHSLGITGWQDALLGSFSGMADPADAYLAAAHDGTLTARVSGALWWDRARGAEQIPDLVERRASSCHGRFRAGSVKIMQDGVAENFTAAMTSPYLDACGCATANTGLSFVDPEALRGYVTELDALDFQVHFHALGDRAVREALNAVEAAVEANGRRGNRHHLAHLQVVHPDDIARFARLGALANIQPLWAAHEPQMDELTIPFLGPERAAWQYPFGDLVRAGATLVAGSDWPVSSPDPLAGLHVAVNRAEPGATDGRVFLPEQRLDLPTALAAYTAGSAHVGGHDEAGSLRAGYLADLVVLDRDILTAPDAEIAEARVEQTFVGGTRVYAG
- a CDS encoding ABC transporter permease; translated protein: MTLTARPEAAGPADALQRRPGLRRLRALGQGPMFNTAVLLLAALVLVTALAPFLAPYDPEAMDLTSSLVGTSGDHLLGTDQSGRDILSRLMYGARTGLLGPLLVVAVSTLLGTVLGVVAGWRGGWADAFLSRSMDLVFAIPGLLLAIMLVAVVGSGMTAPVIAMAVAYTPYVGRLVRGIARQEKARPYIESYRVQGWSGWTICLRHLLPNITPTLLAQSAMNFGYALMDLAALSFLGFGVQPPTADWGAMINEGQSALQQGAMLPALAPSACIVLAVVAFGIVGEGIADRIAKRER
- a CDS encoding helix-turn-helix domain-containing protein, whose product is MAERVVPENRRQRRRPTKQGTVLSERIIIETALRLIAQHGAEALSVRRLGAALGADPSAVYRYFRNTDDLLLALADELIGVAQAGWRATGDWRADLQDIALRIHAAYLANPQAAALAAHRTTGREYETRAVEAILSVLRGAGFPDAEAVRIYHAFVDQALAFAALDAAAMALPEPAREADEQVWHAAYGKLSAATHPHVAATYPLLAADMRDSGHPFALELMLDAVGARLAAHRKG
- a CDS encoding ABC transporter substrate-binding protein; the encoded protein is MRTPRLLAALVCTAALATVTGCSGATQPGAGSAAYTVTPTSPAAKGRLSSLTWSLYAEPYTLDYAQAFDYPPNTVLANVCEQLLRVTPELRIEPGLAVKWENPDPLVWIYTLRPGVTFHDGSTMTADDVVASLKRQMDPATGSPWGSAFKNVKAVEKTGPLQVTLRLTKPDVLLNELMAASPGTIESAAFLAKAGKEYGVPGGKVNCTGPYALDTWQQGESITLKKHPGYWDKKLTPKTDTVRFTFVEDPSARTNTFLSGTADGGYMVPSSSLAQLRATNKGKLYFGPNTAAANLAVLDFQGTLGDLKVRQALSMALDRKNIIKAAAGGVGTPAKAPTARGAWSLLPERTEGYFKDLPEPVYDVAAAKELVDQAGATGKKVTLATSTLAPEISVVANAVQAAGRQIGLDVQLKSVSPEAYSSIFVDKNARKGLDLVITNGYDNTPDPLEFYQYFRTGDFGNYGNWSDPGYDAAFDRANTAVDPGARADLTAELQKIVVRELPTIPLYEAPYTVFLGSRVTGAPTGIAQLYYPWAATIGAAH
- a CDS encoding ABC transporter permease — translated: MLRYFLGRLAGLLGVLLVTSFVVFASVHLAPGDPVSFLLHGRPATAETVAALRAEYHLDDPLLVQYAKWLGGALHGDFGRSAQYHQDVSALLGSRLTGTVLLVGYSAVLVAVGGVAAGVLAALRPGLLDRLVLVATGIATATPSFVSAIALVSLFSVNLGWFPGPGGTPEGLGERLYYLTLPAFALATTFAGLLARVTRSAMLDELGREHVDVSRARGVAGRTVVRRHVLRNSLGPVVTVGGTMLAGLLVTTSVVETAFDVPGLGSLLVQSVSAKDFAVVQAVTLLSVAAFVLVNLVVDLCAPLIDPRLTLHGEGTS
- a CDS encoding LacI family DNA-binding transcriptional regulator: MTTSEQLGGHAGDGPGGPGARASGPRVRLVDVAREAGLSKTTVSAALNGTGRLSPAVRERARETARRMGYRPNATARQLRAGRARLIGYVVGEFAGEPWTYLDSPYFARLTSATAAAALRHGYALVMLPAGTLQREWADLPLEAVIVADPVEDDPLVEDFLAARIPVFSDASVADRPGAHWVDVDTEAAVRDSLDHLRERGARRTALVLPDSTTRFHRQVHAAYRAWCARRGAEELVTLVPAPGNGPVVRSVEEALGAEPRPDGLFVVAEASPPLVLDAARRRGLSVPGDLRVVCVSEDSSAAHADPPVTTLSLRPVEVAEAGVSLLVSALEDGGSTPPGVLLSARLRVRASS